One window of Candidatus Cloacimonadota bacterium genomic DNA carries:
- a CDS encoding pyridoxal phosphate-dependent aminotransferase family protein, producing MSLYKKCENFTDAKEIQKLGFYPYFRVISSDQDTEVLVDGKKTLMLGSNSYLGLTNHPKVIEAAVQATRKYGTGCAGSRFLNGTLDIHLELEEKLADFVGKEASMTYSTGFQANLGSIGTFVGRGEYIITDRYDHASIIDASRLSYGKMLRYNHNDMDSLEQVLKKVENASKLIVIDGIFSMEGDIANLPKIVELAEKYNAEIMVDDAHSIGVLGKNGSGTADHFGVTDKIDLIMGTFSKSFASIGGFIAGNNSVIHYLKHFSRPFVFSASLPPASAASVIAALEIMKNEPERIERLWEITRKMQNGFKDMGYDIGVSCTPIIPLHVGEMMKAFRMWKMLADENVFINPVIPPAVPPTDCLIRTSFMATHTDRQLDESLEKFEKIGKKLNII from the coding sequence AAGACACAGAGGTGCTTGTAGATGGCAAAAAAACCTTAATGCTTGGGTCAAACAGTTATCTCGGTTTAACAAACCATCCAAAAGTCATTGAGGCAGCTGTTCAAGCGACCAGAAAATACGGGACAGGTTGTGCCGGTTCACGATTTTTGAATGGAACCCTTGATATTCATTTGGAGTTAGAAGAGAAACTGGCAGATTTTGTCGGAAAAGAAGCTTCGATGACCTATTCAACAGGTTTTCAAGCAAATCTTGGTTCTATCGGAACATTTGTTGGGCGAGGAGAATACATTATTACAGACAGGTATGACCATGCCAGTATTATTGACGCATCACGCCTGTCTTATGGCAAAATGCTAAGGTATAACCACAATGACATGGACAGTTTGGAGCAAGTTTTGAAAAAAGTAGAAAACGCATCCAAATTAATCGTTATTGACGGAATTTTCAGCATGGAGGGTGATATCGCAAATCTTCCCAAAATTGTCGAACTTGCGGAAAAATATAATGCTGAAATAATGGTTGACGATGCTCATTCTATTGGAGTTTTGGGGAAAAACGGCTCAGGAACCGCTGACCACTTTGGCGTTACTGATAAAATTGATCTGATTATGGGTACCTTTAGTAAATCTTTTGCGTCTATTGGTGGATTTATTGCAGGTAATAACTCTGTAATACATTATCTAAAGCATTTTTCCAGACCCTTTGTCTTTAGCGCCAGCCTTCCACCAGCCTCTGCTGCTTCGGTTATTGCTGCTTTGGAAATCATGAAAAACGAACCTGAAAGAATTGAAAGACTCTGGGAAATTACTCGCAAGATGCAAAACGGTTTTAAGGATATGGGTTACGATATTGGAGTAAGTTGTACTCCTATAATTCCGCTTCATGTCGGTGAAATGATGAAAGCCTTCCGTATGTGGAAAATGCTGGCTGACGAAAATGTTTTTATTAATCCGGTTATTCCTCCGGCCGTTCCCCCTACAGATTGTTTGATTAGAACGAGTTTCATGGCTACCCACACGGATAGGCAACTCGACGAATCACTTGAAAAATTTGAAAAAATAGGCAAAAAACTTAATATTATATAA